GAGCTGTAAACAAGGCAAAGTCGAGATGTATGTTTTGGGGATCACCAATGTAGGCAAAGTAAGGGTACACGTTGACGAGAAGAGGTGCTCCTGTGGTTGCTAAGAATGAGACAATCGGTGTTATGTAAGTGGATGATGTTGCACCAAATGAACCAGCTGAGGGAGGGTATGATTGGGCCAACAAACTTGCAGACACTGATGTGGAAACCTTGATTTCACCACCTAAATTTGCAGATGCCAAAGCATTGTAAATGTTTTGCATCGCAGGGAGAACATATTGACTTGCTGGATCGCTTGGTTCTACTTCGTTCCCAACTGCAATGTATCGGAAATTGACTTTCGGTGAGAAGGCTACTATGTTGTTTTGGACCCAATCGTTTGCAGTTGAGGGAGTGGTAAGGGATTGAAGGTCTCCGTTGGGAACACCAAGGATTAGTTCTATGTTTGTTCCTCTGAGAGCCTGGAGAGTTGCTTGGTTTGGATCGTAGATTCTCATTTTTCCAATGCCGTTCGATGTATAGAAACTTGTAACGTCTTGCTCGGAGGGCAAATTATCGGCAATTCTTCCATTGCATACGCCAATTGGTTTTGTAGCCCCTAAATCACATTCAAATATAAACGATTTACTTGTAATATGTTCTCTGCAACAATTTCCTTTTTCCAGCTATCATTTTATTACTTCAACTTCGTTCACTTATGATATTATAATTAGTTTACGGATGTTATGTATGAATTAAACGGAGAAAAATCAAGATTCAAACAATATGAacttaattcttttatatataatcttttgCAACTAGAAGACAATAAAACGGTGTATATATAGTTGATGAATTTTAGTCGCTTCTGTCATGTTGAGAACGTGCGAACACAAAGGAAAGTTTTCTCAAAACTTTTATTGCATAACACAGATGTAGAAACAAGGAAGTAAATGATGAGAAAGGAGAGAAATCGAACCTGTTATCGTATGGTTGGCTATAAAAAATCCCAGGAATAAATATGTTGCAATCATCAAAGTTCTGTTAACAATTAGGAAATCCATGGGGGTCAAGTACTTTCTTACGGAATCACTCTAACAATATGATCATTTCTCTCtgtatacacacacacacacatatatatatacacacagaaATACAGGGAGAGAGCTACTGATATTTCTGGTAATTACGAATGGAGTAATTAATATGAAGATTATCTATGATAAGATTGTGGGTGTGCTGGAAATTGAATTACTCAACAGATTTGCTATGTCACGTCTACTATGAAAATTGAATGTAGGTAATAAATTCAGTTCCACGAATAAAGGGAGTTAATAAAGGACTTCAAGGCAATCAGAAATGATAAAGATAAAACCCAAGGTAATCAGATCTTCAATCATGCTATCACAATTTCTATTTCAACCCATCCATTTATATATACTCATGTGAATTATAATTTGATATGGACATACAAGTTTTTGTAGGCAGATTTGCATTCTTTTGATGCACggataaaaaaaattgcaactaTTAATACTATCTTTTAAATAAATGCATGAAATAATTGGATTAGGGTTAGCCGATTTTCATCAAAGGTGACAGATAGACAGATATGTttccttctctcttctttcacaTGATTATCAGGTTCCGATAGTAATATACATAAAAGCATTTATGGTAGCTCTATTCAACCATCCAGCAACTCCAGGGACGGGCACTGGAAAAGGCAAAGTCAAGGCTTGATATTTAATTAGGTCACTGTTGTAGCTGAAGTTAGCAGCATAAAAAGGGCTTGGAGGCTGTCAAAAGGGACATTTATGTTACCATGATTCTGATATGAATATATTTGATCtttttctgtaattttttttgtataatcaTATCTTTATCTATGTCTGAATATGCATTAAatgtaatataaattaatttcttaTGTCGGAGGAAAACAAGAGCTATGAGGACTGATTAACTGCAGTAATGAAGGCTGTCATTGTTGCAAAAGATTGGGTTTTGAATAATGCTGATGTCGTTTCCCTTGTTGCAAGGGCACACATCCGTTGAAGGAGTTGTCGTGCAAAAGTTAAGGTATTTATATATGTCACGGATGTGTATCAACTTGTGCAGGGACCAGCCaaactaataaataaatttatatgttcTAAGAACTTGCCAATATATATGGTAGAAAATCAAGCATAAATTATAGGAGAAGTTGGTGGTTAATTAATTAGGAAAATGGGAGACCTTGTCCCAGTAGTTGGAGCGCCCATGTGGGTGTTGAGATTGATCACTACGTGCATTATTTGACACCCTCTATCCACTTACAAATCTTATTAAACTCTTTAGTCCTTGTATTATCGGACTCCTTCAACTTTAAACTCTTATTCGACAATAATTCTCAATTATTCTATTGAGCACATTAGGATTATTTTCATTAGTAAAATTGAACTGTTAATTAAGTAAGAACAGCAGAACACTTGCACGTTTTACAATGCAAGAAACGTTTCATGATTCGTAAACAATATTCAGTTAAATAAATATGGTCCATAATACACAAGCAATAATCACATGAAGTGACAAGCATAATTCATGGTTCAGTTCAATAATCTTTAACAATAATTTGAttcaataacaataattatttaataaattttaatctaatcttgctcaaatataaatattagtagAAATTAAAATCGGATACACGAATTCAACCCACACATCAATATATGCAAAGCGTGAGTCATAACGAAAACAATAACATTGGAGTGCGCAAAGTACAAAATGATAATCAACCACACTCTTGATTAGTAACTCCCAAGCACATAAAGTAGTCTACAAACGCAATCAATAAAGATACAATACTATTACTTTAttgcatgtcaactatatccgacaaAACTCATACTATGATTTACAagcaataaatttaattttatttatttctcatcATTTCAATGTTCTATAAGAATATTAATgaatagaaacatgaaattcccGCACCTCAATTCTCAATCAAACAATTAACCATCAATATAGATAACAAAGGCTTACCTTGGACTTACCTCAAGTTTCTATTGAAATTTGTTAAATACTCTACTTAACAATAAACACTTCCAAACATTTATTATTGTAAGGGGTTCTTTGATAGAGAAAGGTAGTGTTGCAAATAAGTGAATGAGATATATTGAAGGAAGGTAGGGAGGGAAACTAGAGCAGATCTAGTAACATTAAGCATAGCGGCAAGTGGTGGTTGGTAAGGTGAAGAAAGGAAAATGCAAATGATGATAAGTCTTAATTaacaaagaaaacaaattaaagaTAATTTTAGAGAAATTTTGAGAGTTAAAATGTCAAAGTGCCAAAAGTCCTTTCATCACTTGTGAAAGACTCCTATGAGAGTTACAAAGTTGACAATTAATAGGAATAATGGAATAAATTTCAATTACAATAACATTAATGGTTACGATGAGATGATGAAAAGTTTTTGTTGGTGACGATAACGGTGAATAGTGAAAAAGAATTTactatatttttgaaaaaaaaggaaaatcactCAACATTACAGGAAAATATTAAAAGGAAACCTCTTAATTAGCTTCATATCTTATCCACCAAGCCAAGCTCTCTTTCCCAAAGTGAAGATAACCCAAGAACCCTCCCATATTCCGAAGTTACTTTCACTTATTCTACTTTGGTGAAACGGTACAATGTGAAACATCTTTCACGGAAGATCTATTGAAACACAAGACGATGGTTTTTCTTGAacgagagttgtaacacccctagctcatatccatcaccagaatagggttatagcattaccggagtttacaaattaatttacaaacatttcattatttcatcaagcattcatatttataaccaatcaaaatcaaaacattaatgagctaacgtttaccaatttaacttattcatgccaatataaccagaatcaaatcatccaaaattactgatagaaccaatggatagtgtgatatatctccgacaagcttccaatccaatcgagcttccgataatcatttcaatgcatctaataattatacatattaccaataataatttaattccaataataaaacacatatttatataatattcatcaccaaataacattcactttaattaaaattatacaaaatatagttcatacgaacttacaagactaaattgcagaaataccaaaatttagggacattttgataattttctattttcctcgaatttccacccaatcttgatataaattaatatttcattcaatttattaatttaaataataaaacaattcatttcatgcaatttggttactttttgacatttttacaaatttacccttaaaattgtacttttattcaatttagtccctgaacctaaaacatacaaattagccatttttaatgaaaactcatgctagttgaataattatatattttcctcctcctcctctccattccacatccttaatgtatataacatgcttatatataacattatctataatttcactatttatttatatgttcatttaaagctgtccacttgagtcatagtcactaaattatttatatcttgagctatggaactctggattaagatccgctaaatttatatgaaactacactcacatatattcttaccataaaattttcaaaatttatggtttagcaaataagtgcagtttattctttatagtcatccctgttctgctgtctgacagtttcgacccttcttcactaaaaattaagtaTCTCCTCGTAcgagatttggatgatgttaccgtttatttctattgaaaataaattcactaattatttaaacatataaatttaagcccctaataatttttctaaattttttaatgattttccaaagtcagaacaggggaacccaaattcattctgatattgtctcacaaaatttattacatctcatgatttacaattccattacttacatcatttcttctatgagaaactagactcaataagatttaatttcatatatttttcatcttctaattcgatctCCAcagtttatggtgatttttcaaagttaacctactactactgtccaaaactgttttagtgcaagatgttgattactaagttcataactccctttctctataatatttctcatcactttcacttagttcccttcactaatatatcaagaacataagaccttatataagaaaactctactataacatcatttctatgctttttcaataatatcaaacttaaaaatatattgaaatcttgatgttcttacttTGTCCTATTAGtttcaacctttaacttgattttctctctccttcagcttctctttcttgaatctaacttgatattctagctccccatagtctccttgttatctttctctcttgatggatatggaaattcttttgatttctaggtgaaaatggtaaatttttggtggaaggaccaaattgtaaagaaagcaaaactttctttctttctctcttcttctcacgttggatgcatgggaagatgatgatttcttttcatctttcctcctttttatattaatcatttaataataaaataatactaaaaatcttaataaaatattaattaaataacatttatctaattaattaattaaaaaaatatcaccaacatcatcattaccttccagagttctctctctctctctaattgaccatttttcccttcataatctttaaaaattccatccttgagtcatcacttaatttggtaaaattacgatttagtccctaaaatttttttaccttttcaatttggccctaattcatccattttccttagtttctagattattccacccttaaaatattttcactattggtccttcaacttttacatatttacactttatcccctcaaattttgagtatttactcttggtcaacaaaatttttctcacttttgcgatttaatcctttcttgaattaatatatcataatatacctcccaatgttgccataactcaaaatttccctttctgtcactttatttctttattttactatatcaatgaTACCTAATTTCTTACTGTAGTAGTTTTCGGGGTATTTCAAtagtaattttcgggatattacaagaGTTGTTATTGAATAATAGTTATTTTGACTTGTTTTAAACGTGAGTTGTTCTCAATGTAGAGATTATTCCAAAAAAGAGTTGTTCTGTGGTTATACTTTTCATGGTAAAGCCTATTTTGAATaatgatttttttggaaaaacataACTGTTTTAAATATGAGTTGTTCCAAACCATGATTGTTTTAAATATAGCTATTCCTGAAACGTTATTATTTTAAACAAGAGTTATCCCGAACTTCAGTTGTACTCAATAGGAGTTGTTCTAAAATAACAATTACATTGAATGACAATTGTTCTAACTAAAACCCTATTCTGAACATAGCTATTCTCGAACAACAGTTGTTCCgaacattaattattttaaataagagTTGTTACCCCAAAAAAGAAACGTTTGCTAGCACAAATTCTTGAAATATAATATTCTTTATCTCAATATTTCAAAAAAGAGATAAATTATTAGTAACCAAAATCGAATATCTAcgacataacttaattaatatatttatattataaatggtAACCGTTTCCATGCATTATGTAGCAGATATAATTTAGCAAGTAGCCCATCTCAATAGCTTAAACTATCTTTTATTAGTGTATCGCATAATTTAGCACTAAATCGATCTTAATGCCAattcattttagtttttctttctcAAGTCATCAAGTAAAATTATATAACTCATTTTCATCCAAAGAATTATACACCTTGATATAGCTATCCAAACTCCACTTCCTCGCAACTACTTTGATGTTACCACTTTACCTAGTTTCAATTCAAGAATTTATATACGCACAaaccataattattttatttagagaTCCATATCTTACCTTCAGCCTCTTTACTTTCCATGGGATGGGTTCTCACTCTTAATTCTAGGCTTAAAATTTCATTGgagaattttctttttctttctttccttgccTATACCcaatgaagaagaaaaaggatTAGATCTTCCTCCACACTCtctcttataattatttattttaatcaaatcattTTAGTAAAAATTGGAGCATAATAAGGTTGGCATAATTTTGATGATCTTTTAGTGGAAATCCATGGGAATTAATAATTCTCGCCACTAACATCATCTAATCATGCCTCATTTAAATCTCAATTACTCATTTCTTCCAACCTTGTACTATTTACACATTAGTCcataaatcatttcaataattTGTACCGCGGTTtcatttttttgaagatttttccTATGTCAtctttaattaacaaaaaaaacttaatagttGCGGTGCTCATttctgaaattttaattaatttaaattcttGATATGgtacaaaattacaatataataattttaGGGCATTATATAAATTTCATTGAGGAAAGGGTgtaattaattagattttttttatattaagagCTCAATAAAATCCATTTTTTAAGAGCTTAAATGATTTTGTTTTTACCCTtaaacattttcttttttctttctctttatcactttcaataaaaaaaaatagtgtaAAGCATTTAAGGATTTTCTCTCTCCTTGCCTATATCATCTTTCTCAGGTCCCCAACATAGAAAACAAGTTGGAtttaatcaattattcaattccCGTATAGATGGTGAGcaagttagaaaaaaaaaaggtatttcTTTGACTTTatacaaaatatgaaaagaaGTAGGTGTGATTTTTCAACAACATATTACCCACTTCTTTTTAAATCTTCCTTCGACCAATATCTCCATGGATTACAATAGTTCGTCTTAGACAGTGAATTAATagattatcacacatatatatatattacattatttttaaatttaaatatttttagaaggAAATTTTTAAATACTATAAATTGGCACACTCGCTTTGGTGAGAAATAAAAAAAGTCACGAGGAAgtgaatataataaaaattattaaaataaccaaaattatttaaatattaagtaGATTATGACATAATAAATGACCGAAAATATTTGTATgataaatatgtttataaaataaataatataacaaataaataaagttttgattGAGCTTACAAGATTATAATATTCTTGGTTCAAATATCATCATatgcattttttaaaatataaaatgataaagaTGCACTCAATAAtgtgaaaatttattaattaaattgagaCTTGATTGATGAGTGATATGGTTCTGTCAAAATAAccctttttatataatatttgaagTTGGAGATGGAGTCACACGAATTTGAACTCATATCAAATGAGTGTTTAATAAAAGCTTTAAGCAATGCCTCatccaaataaaaatgaaattttaatcaatattatatactaaaagtaattatattttaaaataaaaataaattaaattttaaataaaaacaattttgaaataaataattatttttaggtgatATCAACTAAATCATTTAACTTACCCAAAACTTTCCGATCTCTAAAAAACTTCCCTaaaataaagtatattttaaatttttatatattaattttttaataaaagtaattattattttacaggAAGGGCAATTATGTAATTTacatcatataaaaataatatatagtgtatagtgtataaataaaaatacaaaattatttatattttaaattttaagaaaagaaaggatgaaagcgctaaaaagttaaaaaaaataacttttagaaaaatatttatttacaaaatacaAAAAAGCAAAAGATTATAACAGAATATTCCCATAACTGTGTGTCAAATGATTAGATCTAACTAAATTTAAACAACATAATTTTtatgcaaaataaaaatataagatagAGAAATGTCAAGTGTttgcaaatttattttaaaaaatggcaGTTCTAAATTGTCTATTTTAAGACGATGAAAGctcaataataaaaattttaaattaaaaaataaacaggAAAAGGAAGCTTTTTTTAAAGCAACATTAGaggataaaaaaaatagatacgaAACCACCTTCAAAAACTGTGAAAAAAGCTTCTTTTTCTCTTGAAATTGCATTATTAATCTCTGTTTTATTAtcaccatcttcttcttcttcatcatccttAAAACCAATTATTAATTGGCATTTCATTTTGTTCATTCAGTAATTAAAAGaggggaaaaagaagaaagaagaaccgCACCATCTGCCACCTTTTGATCAATCAAGGCATCGGATTTCAATCCAATAACTTCCCGTTGTATTTGATGACTCCAGCGGTGACATGTAGCCGGCATTGCTAGAGCCGAGAGGAGcttcttttcctcttcttcttcctcaacTCCGATTGGTCAAGCTTCGTTTGTTCCTTTTACAGTGAATACATTTGGATATTTCTCTGTtttttcaatataattttttacaagAGAAAATGAACCGATCATCTAGTTTTGGTTTTGGAGGTGATTTTAGTTCTGGATTTTCCAACTCTACCCTTAATAATGCCGATTTTAGTTTCAATGCGCCTTCTTTACAACGACCGTCATGGGGCCTTCCTAAGCCAAGGCTTGTCAAAAATAAAAAGCAATTGAATTCCCATAATTCGAAATCTTCAAGCAATTTAGAAAACCAGGCAGGCCGCGGTTTTCGCCGGTTTCGACAGCCTAGCCCTTCTGATGAGAGTGACTTGGGTGGGAATTTGGAGGGAGGAGTTGTTGAGGACACTAGGAATTTGAGAAATGGGAAGAGTTGTGGTTTAATCGATCATAGTTTATTTTCCATGCCCTCAAATGATACAAGAAAGTTGAGCATTGAGAATGGCTCAAAGGGTGATCGGAGTAATAGGAATGATGACAATGTAGGTAGCTGTGTTGGAAGAGGTGTGGAAACCGAAAAGCTTCACAATGGTTTGTGGAGCAAATCGAATATAAAAGGCAGTGAGGATGTTGATGATGGAGCTAAGCAGGATTTTGTATTTAAGGCAGGAAAAGGTAGCGATTCTTTGGCTCGAAGCTCCTCAGATGCTCTTCATGATGGGATTAAGAATTTGAACATAAAAGGGTTTGGTGGTAGTAACACCAAGCAGAGAGATGGTTTTATATCCCAGAGTTGTGAAATCTCTGGTCATCGTGGTGGGAAAACAGAAAAGGCATTGTCAGCTGAAATGGAGGGGAAGCTGAATCTAGGGAGTGTAATGGGAGATTCTACTGCTCAAACAGGCAGGGGATTTTCATTTGGGAAGGATGGCCAAACCGCAAAGATGGGTGATAAGCTCCATGAGTTTGGTAAATCCATTCACCACGATTTTACTTTCCAGGCGGCTACAACTAAAGTTCATACGGATCAACCAAAAACTGATATTAGGCTTGGTGGAGCTGCTGCTtcaacaactttgttttcatcttCATCTAGCGCCTTGCCTTTCCAGTCTGGTACAAATACCTTCGGTAAGATTTCTGATAAACCAGGAAAGAAGGATGAGTTTTGTTTTACAGCTAAACAAGATGCTATAGAAACACCCTTTGTAGAATTCAGAACTCCAAATTCACAGAAAAATATATCCGTtggcttaaataaaaaattggaatTCGGTGCAAAAAGAGAAGCTGGTACAAGcacaaaagtaaagaaaagaaagggaaagtTGAAGCAGCCTAAACCTGTCCAGCTGTGGTATGGACCGGATTTGATTTCAAGTAAAACTGGTTTTCAATATTCAAGAGAACCTTCTGCAACTTCTGAAGAGTCTTTCAACGTTGATTACAAAGATCAATCCAGTGATTCACAACTAGCAGTTTCACGTAATGCAATAGATGGGGATTTGGTTGCTGCAACACAGTATATGAATATAAAAGAAGGTAAGGTGAAAGATGATGAACTAAATGAGGAGGGTTCTGGAAATGTTTTCGACACAGGTGTTGCTTCTGATGCTCCTCAGGAAGATTCTGTGTATGGGTCGGAAACTGAAAACTCTACAATTGCAGCCGAGAATATTGATCATAACAGCGATATTGCTCTTAGTTCAGCTGAAAATGAAACCAGTTCAAGAACAAGCATTGAGAGACAAGATAGTGATGGCCAGATGTTTTTTTCTTCCCCTTCTAAATCAGAACATATAAGTGGGTTTGACTTTACCTTTGCTGCATCTCCGTCTGCTCAAAGTCAACAATCATCACCAAGTCGCCACCACAAAAAGAAGAATTCATCTAAAACTTCTTCATTGCATTCATCCCCTAGGCATGACCTGAAAACAGATGTATCTACTAAGCAAAGCAAGGTTGGAGAGAATTCTGTGGTGGACAAAGGACCGGATGTCAAGGGCAAGCCTAATTCGATCGGTTCAAGCACTTTAGCTCAGGAATCATGCGAAAAGTGGCGGTTAAGGTTATTATAAGTGTGATAATGGAACTTCATTCTTTTAAATCATATACTTTCTAAGTagattaatttttcatttttcttatagaTCTTATTTTGTTATCTTGTAATTAGATGATGTGACCTATATTTGTGCTTGACTTCTCTTCAACTATGAATACATTTTGTTTCACTGATATATATCAGGGGAAACCAAGCCTATGCCAATGGAGATCCATCCAAAGCCGAGGAATATTATATGCAAGGGATAAGTTGTATTCCCACAGGTGAGAAATCTAGAGGCTGTCTTCGGGCATTGATGCTGTGCTATAGCAACCTTGCTGCCACTCGTATGTCTCTTGGAAGAATGAGAGATGCACTAGGAGATTGTATGATGTCCATCTCAATAGATCCTCACTTTTTGAGGGTTCAACTTCGAGCAGCGAAGTAAGGCTCTACATTTGTTTCATTTAACTTGTTTGAGCCACCTTGATTCCAAAGTTGTATGTGTTTATGCTAGAACTGTATAAATTTGTTTATATACCAAACTTATTGAAGAttgagattttttctttttgaagatttATTGAAGAttgagattttttctttttgaagatttGTTGCATCATGCATTAGGATTTATAATTATCTGTTTCAAATTGTTCGCAGTTGCTGCTGTGATGCCAATTTTGAATCTTAACACGTCCATTTGATGGCCTTCTGAAGTGATTAATAGATGTTATTTCTATCGGTTAAATTGCCAACCATGTTTTCCACTTTTTATGTATCTGTTCTCTTTTGGAGTTAATATTGCTTTTCATTCTTATCCAGTTGTTAGGCTATTGGttttcatatcaattttcatgtcAATGCTTTGGTATTAGTTTCATTCTCTTTTGTTATTGGCTTTCTCTTGGCTCTCCTAACTTGTTGCTTCTTTATTTCAGTTGCCACCTTGCCCTTGGGGAAGTTGAGGATGCAATGCGATATTTCAGGAAGTGCTTACAATCTGGAACTGATGTTTGTGTGGACCGAAAAGTTGCAGTAGAAGCCTCCGATGGCCTACAAAAGGCACAGGTGCTTGTTATTATCAGCAAGGAGAGTATACTATTGGTCTTCCTTTATTCAAGTTCATTTGATACTGATACCAGTTTGTGTTAATTGTAACGTTAGTTAATATTTATGCTTTGTAATATAGCTCCATTAAGATCAATGAATTATGCATTAGCTAGTGGAAGGTGTATAATTGTCTTGATAGCCACTATTGCCTGCATCGCAGATTGAATTTTAGCATtgatatttaatgatttttgttttttgttttttgttttatgtgTTCATCCTCCTTTCTTTAATTTGATTCCTATCCTAGATAACATGTTCATAGCATTtctgaatttattcatttttcagCTTTAGTATGCTGGTTTATTTGGGTGATGGTAATTTGGCTGATTAGTGGTTTCTTATCTGGCAGAAATTGTCTGAATGCATACATCAGTCTGCTGTACTATTGCAAAGCAAAACATCTGATGATGCAGAGACTGCTTTGGAAGTAATTGCTGAGGCCTTGCAAATGAGCTCATACTCAGAAGAATTACTTGAAATGAAAGCAGAGGCTCTTCTAATTGTAAGTGTAATTTTGTTGATATATACTTGTCTAAATAGGGAAGTTCTGA
The genomic region above belongs to Gossypium hirsutum isolate 1008001.06 chromosome D05, Gossypium_hirsutum_v2.1, whole genome shotgun sequence and contains:
- the LOC107906702 gene encoding uncharacterized protein; its protein translation is MNRSSSFGFGGDFSSGFSNSTLNNADFSFNAPSLQRPSWGLPKPRLVKNKKQLNSHNSKSSSNLENQAGRGFRRFRQPSPSDESDLGGNLEGGVVEDTRNLRNGKSCGLIDHSLFSMPSNDTRKLSIENGSKGDRSNRNDDNVGSCVGRGVETEKLHNGLWSKSNIKGSEDVDDGAKQDFVFKAGKGSDSLARSSSDALHDGIKNLNIKGFGGSNTKQRDGFISQSCEISGHRGGKTEKALSAEMEGKLNLGSVMGDSTAQTGRGFSFGKDGQTAKMGDKLHEFGKSIHHDFTFQAATTKVHTDQPKTDIRLGGAAASTTLFSSSSSALPFQSGTNTFGKISDKPGKKDEFCFTAKQDAIETPFVEFRTPNSQKNISVGLNKKLEFGAKREAGTSTKVKKRKGKLKQPKPVQLWYGPDLISSKTGFQYSREPSATSEESFNVDYKDQSSDSQLAVSRNAIDGDLVAATQYMNIKEGKVKDDELNEEGSGNVFDTGVASDAPQEDSVYGSETENSTIAAENIDHNSDIALSSAENETSSRTSIERQDSDGQMFFSSPSKSEHISGFDFTFAASPSAQSQQSSPSRHHKKKNSSKTSSLHSSPRHDLKTDVSTKQSKVGENSVVDKGPDVKGKPNSIGSSTLAQESCEKWRLRGNQAYANGDPSKAEEYYMQGISCIPTGEKSRGCLRALMLCYSNLAATRMSLGRMRDALGDCMMSISIDPHFLRVQLRAANCHLALGEVEDAMRYFRKCLQSGTDVCVDRKVAVEASDGLQKAQKLSECIHQSAVLLQSKTSDDAETALEVIAEALQMSSYSEELLEMKAEALLIMGKYEDAIQLCELTFDSAEKNSPSLDINGQPANLDSPGISKDSTFRIWRCHLIFKSYFHLGKLEEAIAFLEKQEELHSTGNRDGSDSLESSIPLAATVHELLSHKAAGNEAFQSGRHLEAVEHYTAALSFSVESRPFAAICFCNRAAANKALGQITDAIADCSLAIALDGNYLKAISRRATLYEKIRNYGKATSDLERLLSLLLKQMEVKTNQTGISERSMNLANDLRQAQSWLSEIEEESKKEVPLDFYLILGVEPTVSTAEIKKAYRKAALRHHPDKAVQFLVRTENGDDKLWKEIREEAYKDADKLFKIIGEAYAVLSDPTKRSRYDFEEETRNVQKKHTGRTSRVAAADAQSYSFDKSSGMRSWREARRAFGLSSFKGSKATRSNRFY
- the LOC107906701 gene encoding glucan endo-1,3-beta-glucosidase, yielding MDFLIVNRTLMIATYLFLGFFIANHTITGATKPIGVCNGRIADNLPSEQDVTSFYTSNGIGKMRIYDPNQATLQALRGTNIELILGVPNGDLQSLTTPSTANDWVQNNIVAFSPKVNFRYIAVGNEVEPSDPASQYVLPAMQNIYNALASANLGGEIKVSTSVSASLLAQSYPPSAGSFGATSSTYITPIVSFLATTGAPLLVNVYPYFAYIGDPQNIHLDFALFTAQGTVFQDGALAYQNLFDAIVDAFYSALEAAGGANVEIVVSETGWPSTGEAAATVDNASTYYKNLINHVNDGTPKKPGKAMETYLFAMFDEDQKGPAETERHFGLFSPDKQPKYNNISFS